The proteins below come from a single Triticum aestivum cultivar Chinese Spring chromosome 5D, IWGSC CS RefSeq v2.1, whole genome shotgun sequence genomic window:
- the LOC123121712 gene encoding transmembrane protein 50 homolog yields the protein MENLAMLWGIIGPGVAGALFGAGWWFWVDAVVCSAVQVSFIHYLPGIFASLAALMFNCVDKDAIGNDYYSSYGDDSEWRVKLWLFVAYVVSFVCLAGSVGLLVQDALTDKGPSVWTGVAGVLQCVFVLISGLTYWTCHTED from the exons ATGGAGAACCTGGCGATGCTGTGGGGGATCATCGGGCCGGGCGTCGCCGGCGCGCTCTTCGGCGCCGGCTGGTGGTTCTGGGTCGACGCCGTCGTCTGCAGCGCCGTCCAGGTCTCCTTCATCCACTACCTGCCCG GGATCTTCGCGTCGCTGGCCGCGCTCATGTTCAATTGCGTCGACAAGGATGCCATCGGGAACGACTACTACTCGTCCTACGGGGATGATTCCGAGTGGAG GGTGAAGCTTTGGCTTTTTGTCGCCTACGTCGTTTCATTCGTCTGCCTTGCGGGATCAGTGGGTTTGTTGGTGCAAGACGCCCTGACAGACAAGGGCCCTTCTGTGTGGACTGGTGTTGCCGGGGTTCTGCAATGCGTTTTTGTGTTGATAAG CGGGTTGACATACTGGACGTGCCACACCGAGGATTAA
- the LOC123121711 gene encoding transmembrane emp24 domain-containing protein p24delta3-like — translation MARGGAWAVAAAAVLWWMAAGAGAVWLEIAPSGTKCVAEEIRSNVVVIGDYSVLYEHQQAHPTVSVKITSPFGDTIHKKDKATVDQFAFTTSEAGNYLACFTVDSDNKGLVVKLNLDWKIGIAAKDWDAIAKKEKIEGVALELFKLDESVQTIYENLLVLRTKESDMRDVSEVTNARVLWLSMMSLGVCICVSVMQLVHLKRYFRKKKLI, via the exons ATGGCGCGAGGTGGCgcgtgggcggtggcggcggcggcggtgctgtgGTGGATGGCGGCGGGCGCCGGGGCGGTGTGGCTGGAGATCGCGCCGTCGGGGACCAAGTGCGTGGCGGAGGAGATCCGGTCCAACGTCGTCGTCATCGGCGACTACTCCGTCCTCTACGAGCACCAGCAGGCCCATCCCACCGTCTCCGTCAAG ATCACATCCCCTTTTGGGGATACCATACACAAGAAAGATAAGGCTACAGTGGACCAATTTGCATTTACCACATCAGAAGCAGGAAATTACTTAGCTTGCTTTACAGTTGACAGTGATAACAAGGGTTTGGTGGTGAAACTAAATCTTGACTGGAAAATTGGTATCGCGGCAAAAGATTGGGATGCTATTGCTAAAAAGGAAAAGATTGAG GGAGTTGCACTAGAGTTGTTTAAGCTTGATGAATCTGTCCAAACAATCTACGAAAATCTGCTCGTGCTGAGGACCAA AGAATCCGACATGAGAGATGTCAGTGAGGTGACGAATGCTAGGGTCTTATGGTTGAGCATGATGTCGCTCGGTGTTTGCATTTGTGTTTCAGTTATGCAGCTGGTGCATCTAAAACGGTACTTCCGAAAGAAGAAGCTCATCTGA
- the LOC123121710 gene encoding annexin A13 isoform X1: MAARSPAAAGFENECREIHGACDEPRRLSRLLAHRSASERQQIKATYRAMFGEDLAGRLHKTLTANQDNESQHGLPLQLCNLLYLWMLDLAERDAIMARDAIESGAAADYRALVEVFTRRKQDQLFFTKQAYLARFKKNLEQDMVTDPSHPYQRLLVALATSHKSHHDEPSRHIAKCDARRLYDAKNGGGTGSVDEAAILEMFSKRSIPQLRLALCSYKHIYGHDFTKALKKNLAGDFEESLRVVVKCIYTPSKYYCKLLQRSMQRPEADKRLVTRAILGSDDVGINEIKLAFKSNFGKNLADFIHESLPQSDYREFLWLWQGGQCLVAS, from the exons ATGGCTGCCCGTTCTCCTGCCGCCGCAGGGTTCGAGAACGAGTGCAGAGAGATCCACGGAGCATGCGACGAGCCGCGCCGCCTGAGCCGCCTCCTGGCTCACCGGAGCGCGTCGGAGAGGCAGCAGATCAAGGCGACGTACCGCGCAATGTTCGGCGAGGACCTCGCCGGCAGGCTCCATAAAACCCTCACGGCCAATCAGGACAACGAG TCTCAGCATGGCCTCCCTCTCCAGCTCTGCAACCTGCTCTACCTGTGGATGCTTGACCTGGCGGAGCGAGACGCGATCATGGCAAGGGACGCCATCGAGAGCGGCGCGGCGGCCGATTACCGCGCCCTTGTCGAGGTCTTCACGCGGCGGAAGCAGGACCAGCTCTTCTTCACCAAGCAGGCGTACCTGGCCAGGTTCAAGAAGAACCTGGAGCAGGACATGGTCACCGACCCCTCGCACCCTTATCAGAGA CTATTGGTAGCTCTGGCAACCTCCCACAAGTCGCACCACGATGAACCCAGCCGGCACATCGCGAAATGCGACGCCAGGCGATTGTACGACGCCAAGAACGGCGGCGGCACGGGATCGGTCGACGAGGCCGCCATCCTCGAGATGTTCAGCAAGAGGAGCATCCCACAGCTCAGGCTGGCGCTCTGCAGCTACAAGCACATATATGGGCATGACTTCACCAAA GCACTGAAGAAGAATTTGGCTGGCGATTTTGAAGAGTCTCTGAGAGTTGTTGTCAAGTGCATCTACACTCCTTCCAAGTATTACTGTAAG TTACTGCAGAGGAGTATGCAACGCCCAGAAGCTGATAAAAGGTTGGTTACGAGGGCTATCTTGGGCAGCGACGACGTCGGCATAAACGAGATCAAGTTGGCGTTCAAGAGTAACTTTGGAAAGAACCTCGCAGATTTCATCCATGAAAGCTTACCACAGAGTGATTACAGAGAGTTTCTTTGGTTATGGCAAGGGGGCCAGTGCCTAGTAGCATCATAA
- the LOC123121710 gene encoding annexin A13 isoform X2: protein MAARSPAAAGFENECREIHGACDEPRRLSRLLAHRSASERQQIKATYRAMFGEDLAGRLHKTLTANQDNELCNLLYLWMLDLAERDAIMARDAIESGAAADYRALVEVFTRRKQDQLFFTKQAYLARFKKNLEQDMVTDPSHPYQRLLVALATSHKSHHDEPSRHIAKCDARRLYDAKNGGGTGSVDEAAILEMFSKRSIPQLRLALCSYKHIYGHDFTKALKKNLAGDFEESLRVVVKCIYTPSKYYCKLLQRSMQRPEADKRLVTRAILGSDDVGINEIKLAFKSNFGKNLADFIHESLPQSDYREFLWLWQGGQCLVAS from the exons ATGGCTGCCCGTTCTCCTGCCGCCGCAGGGTTCGAGAACGAGTGCAGAGAGATCCACGGAGCATGCGACGAGCCGCGCCGCCTGAGCCGCCTCCTGGCTCACCGGAGCGCGTCGGAGAGGCAGCAGATCAAGGCGACGTACCGCGCAATGTTCGGCGAGGACCTCGCCGGCAGGCTCCATAAAACCCTCACGGCCAATCAGGACAACGAG CTCTGCAACCTGCTCTACCTGTGGATGCTTGACCTGGCGGAGCGAGACGCGATCATGGCAAGGGACGCCATCGAGAGCGGCGCGGCGGCCGATTACCGCGCCCTTGTCGAGGTCTTCACGCGGCGGAAGCAGGACCAGCTCTTCTTCACCAAGCAGGCGTACCTGGCCAGGTTCAAGAAGAACCTGGAGCAGGACATGGTCACCGACCCCTCGCACCCTTATCAGAGA CTATTGGTAGCTCTGGCAACCTCCCACAAGTCGCACCACGATGAACCCAGCCGGCACATCGCGAAATGCGACGCCAGGCGATTGTACGACGCCAAGAACGGCGGCGGCACGGGATCGGTCGACGAGGCCGCCATCCTCGAGATGTTCAGCAAGAGGAGCATCCCACAGCTCAGGCTGGCGCTCTGCAGCTACAAGCACATATATGGGCATGACTTCACCAAA GCACTGAAGAAGAATTTGGCTGGCGATTTTGAAGAGTCTCTGAGAGTTGTTGTCAAGTGCATCTACACTCCTTCCAAGTATTACTGTAAG TTACTGCAGAGGAGTATGCAACGCCCAGAAGCTGATAAAAGGTTGGTTACGAGGGCTATCTTGGGCAGCGACGACGTCGGCATAAACGAGATCAAGTTGGCGTTCAAGAGTAACTTTGGAAAGAACCTCGCAGATTTCATCCATGAAAGCTTACCACAGAGTGATTACAGAGAGTTTCTTTGGTTATGGCAAGGGGGCCAGTGCCTAGTAGCATCATAA
- the LOC123121710 gene encoding annexin D8 isoform X3: MAARSPAAAGFENECREIHGACDEPRRLSRLLAHRSASERQQIKATYRAMFGEDLAGRLHKTLTANQDNESQHGLPLQLCNLLYLWMLDLAERDAIMARDAIESGAAADYRALVEVFTRRKQDQLFFTKQAYLARFKKNLEQDMVTDPSHPYQRLLVALATSHKSHHDEPSRHIAKCDARRLYDAKNGGGTGSVDEAAILEMFSKRSIPQLRLALCSYKHIYGHDFTKALKKNLAGDFEESLRVVVKCIYTPSKYYFTAEEYATPRS; this comes from the exons ATGGCTGCCCGTTCTCCTGCCGCCGCAGGGTTCGAGAACGAGTGCAGAGAGATCCACGGAGCATGCGACGAGCCGCGCCGCCTGAGCCGCCTCCTGGCTCACCGGAGCGCGTCGGAGAGGCAGCAGATCAAGGCGACGTACCGCGCAATGTTCGGCGAGGACCTCGCCGGCAGGCTCCATAAAACCCTCACGGCCAATCAGGACAACGAG TCTCAGCATGGCCTCCCTCTCCAGCTCTGCAACCTGCTCTACCTGTGGATGCTTGACCTGGCGGAGCGAGACGCGATCATGGCAAGGGACGCCATCGAGAGCGGCGCGGCGGCCGATTACCGCGCCCTTGTCGAGGTCTTCACGCGGCGGAAGCAGGACCAGCTCTTCTTCACCAAGCAGGCGTACCTGGCCAGGTTCAAGAAGAACCTGGAGCAGGACATGGTCACCGACCCCTCGCACCCTTATCAGAGA CTATTGGTAGCTCTGGCAACCTCCCACAAGTCGCACCACGATGAACCCAGCCGGCACATCGCGAAATGCGACGCCAGGCGATTGTACGACGCCAAGAACGGCGGCGGCACGGGATCGGTCGACGAGGCCGCCATCCTCGAGATGTTCAGCAAGAGGAGCATCCCACAGCTCAGGCTGGCGCTCTGCAGCTACAAGCACATATATGGGCATGACTTCACCAAA GCACTGAAGAAGAATTTGGCTGGCGATTTTGAAGAGTCTCTGAGAGTTGTTGTCAAGTGCATCTACACTCCTTCCAAGTATTACT TTACTGCAGAGGAGTATGCAACGCCCAGAAGCTGA